One genomic window of Methanosarcina acetivorans C2A includes the following:
- a CDS encoding ATP-binding protein translates to MQFYNRQKELELMELLDQGKPSFLVITGKRRVGKTELIKQFTGNRKALYLFVDSNKSIDILMDEFDRLLKEKLDLPDYIKVDEPENFLKFVTSYDRDLIIAIDEFQRFRKVYPSFITQLQRYWDMKPDNCRVFLIVSGSSIGMIRKIFIEEQAPLFKRADNILTIKPFTVPETFEMLDDMGIKDPEEKLNLYFLFGGTIYYYRLFEKYQCTGFDDALEKLIFSEFAPLKNEVRDILIEEFGKEHSTYYEIISAISQGRCSMSEISDLTHVSSSSLSSYFYDLIDLLGVVEHRIPVMDRPEKSKRGRYFLKDNFFRFYGRFVYPVYSQYMAGNYSPMLGKVRKEWQSYTGKIFEDIVRELLVEKMISDYPDIGSWWNRKGDEIDILGVDHQGKKVLAIEVKNKELDESEAREILELTLDKTKLVRGISGQKLKVGIVARKVKGRKHLEGDGFPVWELEELIP, encoded by the coding sequence ATGCAATTCTACAACCGGCAGAAAGAGCTTGAACTTATGGAACTGCTCGATCAGGGGAAACCATCTTTTCTCGTTATAACCGGGAAGAGAAGGGTAGGGAAAACCGAATTGATCAAGCAGTTCACAGGGAACAGGAAAGCACTTTATCTTTTTGTTGACAGCAACAAGAGCATTGACATCCTGATGGACGAGTTCGACCGACTTTTAAAGGAGAAACTGGACCTGCCGGATTACATAAAAGTCGATGAACCGGAGAATTTCCTCAAGTTCGTCACCTCTTATGACAGGGACCTGATAATAGCGATTGATGAATTCCAGAGGTTCCGGAAAGTGTACCCTTCTTTCATTACTCAGCTGCAGCGGTACTGGGACATGAAGCCGGATAATTGCAGGGTCTTTCTTATCGTATCCGGGTCTTCGATTGGCATGATAAGAAAAATATTCATTGAGGAACAGGCTCCACTCTTCAAACGTGCCGATAATATACTGACTATAAAGCCCTTTACGGTCCCTGAGACATTTGAGATGCTCGATGACATGGGCATAAAAGACCCGGAAGAAAAACTGAATCTGTACTTCCTTTTCGGAGGGACGATCTATTACTATCGCCTGTTTGAAAAGTATCAGTGCACAGGATTTGACGATGCCCTTGAAAAACTGATATTCAGCGAGTTTGCACCGCTTAAAAATGAAGTGAGGGACATTCTGATTGAAGAATTTGGAAAGGAGCACTCCACATATTACGAGATAATTTCAGCAATATCACAAGGAAGATGCTCGATGAGCGAGATCTCGGATCTGACACATGTCTCTTCTAGCTCATTGTCATCATATTTTTACGACCTCATAGACCTGCTGGGAGTAGTGGAACACCGGATACCTGTCATGGACAGGCCTGAAAAAAGCAAGAGAGGACGGTATTTCCTAAAGGATAATTTCTTCAGGTTCTATGGCCGCTTCGTATATCCTGTGTACAGCCAGTATATGGCAGGCAATTATTCTCCCATGCTGGGAAAGGTCCGGAAGGAATGGCAGAGTTATACGGGCAAGATATTCGAAGATATTGTTCGTGAACTGCTGGTTGAAAAGATGATCAGCGATTATCCGGATATTGGGAGCTGGTGGAACCGGAAGGGGGACGAGATTGATATTCTTGGAGTAGACCATCAGGGGAAAAAAGTCCTGGCAATTGAAGTCAAGAATAAAGAACTGGATGAGAGCGAGGCCAGAGAGATTCTGGAGTTAACACTCGATAAAACAAAATTAGTAAGAGGAATATCTGGTCAAAAATTGAAAGTAGGGATAGTAGCCAGAAAGGTCAAAGGCAGAAAACATCTGGAAGGTGATGGATTTCCTGTATGGGAACTGGAAGAGCTTATTCCATAA
- a CDS encoding type II toxin-antitoxin system HicB family antitoxin produces the protein MEETYRFSAVVHNEGKWYVSWCPELDIASQGETIEEAIENLKEAIELYLEDEDVKIPAARQVFTTTVEVSSHAKTSHPVSS, from the coding sequence ATGGAAGAAACGTACAGGTTTTCAGCTGTTGTCCATAATGAAGGAAAATGGTATGTCTCCTGGTGTCCGGAGCTTGACATCGCAAGTCAGGGTGAAACAATTGAAGAAGCCATCGAGAACCTGAAGGAAGCAATTGAACTCTACCTCGAAGACGAGGATGTCAAAATTCCTGCAGCCAGACAGGTTTTTACCACAACGGTAGAGGTCTCTTCCCATGCCAAAACTTCCCACCCCGTCAGCTCTTGA
- a CDS encoding type II toxin-antitoxin system HicA family toxin has translation MPKLPTPSALEVIKVLNNQGFQVISQKGSHIKMKKKAPDKTFVVIVPNHPEIAAGTLKSIIRQAGMTDEEFIKLL, from the coding sequence ATGCCAAAACTTCCCACCCCGTCAGCTCTTGAGGTCATCAAGGTTCTCAACAACCAGGGTTTTCAGGTCATATCTCAGAAGGGCAGCCACATAAAAATGAAAAAGAAGGCTCCAGATAAAACGTTCGTTGTTATTGTCCCGAACCATCCAGAAATTGCGGCAGGGACATTGAAATCTATAATCCGGCAAGCCGGGATGACCGATGAAGAGTTCATCAAGCTTCTGTAA
- a CDS encoding AlbA family DNA-binding domain-containing protein, with protein MTHSIAQLLSRPEGKTLEFKQDLSSPRNILKTLVAFANTAGGRLFIGVEDGSREVLGVENPLDEEERVCSLIADNIEPRLVPNVELISFEDKTLLGVEVYPSGSRPHWLKKEGPDNGVYARLGSTNRKADRELIAELKRTAEGKSFDEQVLPDRTVDDLDFDAAAACFKGHRKIVEKDLESLRLVTKYQGHLVPTVGGMLLFGKDRELIFPDAWIQCGRFIGKDKADIFDHIEIHEYLPVAVERVMEFLKKHAMRGADFSELRRRDVWSIPLTVLREAVVNAVVHADYSQRGAPIRIAFFDDRIEIENPGILLPGMTVEDMLQGVSKIRNHVIARVFRELNLIEQWGSGVSRMFKEAEALGLPEPEIIEVGMRVRFIVHLKESIAVETPGLVTGEGKSRPELRPELRPELRPELQPESRPELRPELRLESLLAAKVLVLLMKNDAGKAELASGLGHKTISGELKKQIKRLLEFGFIEMTVPDKPRSSKQKYRLTAKGKAFLDKEAEGGEE; from the coding sequence ATGACTCACTCAATTGCTCAACTGCTCTCCAGGCCCGAAGGCAAAACGCTGGAGTTCAAGCAGGACCTGTCCTCGCCCAGAAATATACTTAAAACGCTGGTAGCTTTTGCCAATACCGCAGGAGGACGCTTGTTTATAGGGGTGGAGGATGGTTCAAGAGAAGTTTTGGGCGTTGAGAACCCGCTGGACGAAGAAGAGCGTGTGTGCAGCCTGATTGCTGACAATATCGAGCCGCGCCTGGTTCCAAATGTGGAGCTGATCTCTTTTGAAGATAAAACATTGCTTGGGGTGGAGGTATATCCAAGCGGCTCCAGGCCCCACTGGCTGAAAAAGGAAGGGCCGGATAATGGAGTTTATGCCCGGCTGGGTTCCACTAACAGAAAGGCGGACAGGGAACTCATTGCAGAGCTTAAGCGCACTGCTGAGGGTAAGTCTTTTGACGAACAGGTCCTTCCTGACAGGACTGTAGATGACCTTGATTTTGATGCTGCAGCGGCTTGCTTTAAAGGGCACAGGAAAATTGTGGAAAAAGACCTGGAGTCCCTGCGCCTAGTAACCAAATACCAGGGGCACCTGGTTCCTACAGTGGGCGGGATGCTGTTGTTCGGCAAGGACCGGGAGCTGATCTTTCCCGATGCATGGATCCAATGCGGGCGGTTTATAGGAAAGGACAAGGCCGACATTTTCGATCATATTGAAATCCATGAATACCTGCCAGTAGCAGTTGAGCGGGTAATGGAGTTTCTCAAAAAGCATGCCATGCGCGGAGCGGACTTTTCCGAACTCAGGCGCAGGGATGTCTGGAGCATTCCCCTGACGGTCCTGCGGGAAGCCGTGGTCAATGCCGTTGTTCACGCGGACTATTCACAAAGGGGAGCTCCTATCAGGATTGCTTTTTTTGATGACCGCATCGAAATAGAGAACCCTGGAATCCTGCTTCCGGGAATGACTGTCGAGGACATGTTGCAGGGTGTATCCAAGATACGCAACCATGTGATAGCCCGTGTTTTCAGGGAATTGAACCTGATTGAGCAGTGGGGCAGCGGGGTCAGCCGTATGTTCAAAGAAGCAGAGGCTCTCGGTCTTCCTGAACCGGAGATAATTGAAGTGGGAATGCGGGTAAGGTTCATTGTCCATCTGAAAGAATCCATTGCGGTTGAAACCCCTGGCTTAGTTACAGGTGAAGGAAAGTCACGGCCCGAGTTACGGCCCGAGTTACGGCCCGAGTTACGGCCCGAGTTACAGCCTGAGTCACGGCCCGAGTTGCGGCCCGAGTTGCGGCTAGAGTCACTGCTTGCGGCTAAAGTGCTGGTTCTTCTTATGAAAAATGATGCCGGAAAAGCCGAACTTGCGTCTGGATTAGGCCATAAGACCATATCAGGAGAGCTTAAAAAGCAAATCAAAAGGCTTCTTGAGTTTGGTTTCATTGAAATGACAGTCCCCGACAAACCCCGCAGCAGCAAACAGAAATACCGCCTGACGGCTAAAGGGAAGGCATTTTTAGATAAAGAGGCTGAGGGAGGCGAAGAATGA
- a CDS encoding AlbA family DNA-binding domain-containing protein yields the protein MNLQSPINSGESETLEFKEKFDDRTAKSAVAFANAKGGMIL from the coding sequence ATGAACCTTCAATCCCCTATCAATTCCGGCGAATCCGAAACCCTTGAATTCAAAGAAAAATTCGATGACAGAACCGCAAAATCAGCTGTAGCTTTTGCCAACGCAAAAGGAGGTATGATCCTATAA